The DNA sequence GCGCCGATACCCGCCAGCCAGATCTTGCGCGCGTAGCCACGCACTTCGCCCAGCGTACCCGGGGCGTCGTCCTTTTTCTTCACAGTCACTTTGGCCATGCTCTGTACCTCATGCTCATGAGTGGGGGGGGAACCGCCCATGGAGGTTGGGCTTGAGCACAAGATAGAGAGGGAAATTAGAATCTTCACCCTAGGTTCTGGGTGAAAAGTCTTGAGACGAAGGTCAGGCAAGGCGAAAACAGCCGAGGAAGCGGAGTTTACGGGTTGTAAATGAGCATTCCGAGGCTGTTTTCAACGCAGCACCACCGAGTATCAAGGCTTTTCACACAGAGCCTAAGGTGACTGCAGGGCTCGGCAAACGATCAGGCCAGGGCCTTGTCCAGTGCCCGCTCGATCTCGCCCTTGATCGTGCCGCTCATCATCGACAGCATCATGCCGAGCTTCAGCTCTACGCGGATGCTGTCTTCGCCGATATGCACGCTGCCGTTGGCACCACTGCGCGCCACATCGACCCGGTCGCCGTTCCAGGTCGCCTTGAGGTCGTATTCCCGGACCAGCCTGTCTACCAGCGCTTCGGCCTTGGCACGGGCGGCATCGCGGCCGAGGGAGTGTTTGCGTTCGACGCTGATCTGAGTCATGCAGGTGTTCCTGAGGATGAAGACATAATGGGCATTATGCCCGCCCCTGCCCACTGGCACACCCCGCCAAGACAAATCCGCCCGTTCGCCCTAGAATGGCGGTAATTTTTTCCGGTGAAGCGATATGAACGACCAGCGCAAAGGCGACCAAGCCGAACCCACCACCCATTTCGGTTACCAGGACGTCCCTGAAAGCCAGAAGGCGAAGAAAGTCGCCGAAGTGTTTCACTCGGTGGCGGCCAAGTACGACCTGATGAACGACGTGCTTTCCGGCGGCATGCACCGCCTGTGGAAGCGCTTCACCATCGAGCTGTCTGGCGTACGCGCCGGCAACCGCGTGCTGGACATCGCCGGCGGTACCGGTGACCTGGCGGCCAAGTTCTCGCGGCTGGTCGGCCCGACCGGGCAGGTGGTGCTGGCCGATATCAACGAATCGATGCTCAAGGTTGGCCGTGACCGCCTGCTCGACCGTGGCGTGGCCGGCAACATCGAGTTCGTCCAGGCCGATGCCGAGAAGCTGCCGTTCCCGGACAACCATTTCGACTGCGTGACCATCGCCTTCGGCCTGCGCAACGTCACCCACAAGGACGAAGCGATCCGCTCGATGCTGCGTGTACTCAAGCCGGGCGGCCGCCTGCTGGTGCTGGAGTTCTCCAAACCGACCAACAAGCTGATGTCCAAGGCCTACGACGCCTACTCGTTCGCCTTCATGCCCCTGGCC is a window from the Pseudomonas anuradhapurensis genome containing:
- a CDS encoding polyhydroxyalkanoic acid system family protein, translated to MTQISVERKHSLGRDAARAKAEALVDRLVREYDLKATWNGDRVDVARSGANGSVHIGEDSIRVELKLGMMLSMMSGTIKGEIERALDKALA
- the ubiE gene encoding bifunctional demethylmenaquinone methyltransferase/2-methoxy-6-polyprenyl-1,4-benzoquinol methylase UbiE; translation: MNDQRKGDQAEPTTHFGYQDVPESQKAKKVAEVFHSVAAKYDLMNDVLSGGMHRLWKRFTIELSGVRAGNRVLDIAGGTGDLAAKFSRLVGPTGQVVLADINESMLKVGRDRLLDRGVAGNIEFVQADAEKLPFPDNHFDCVTIAFGLRNVTHKDEAIRSMLRVLKPGGRLLVLEFSKPTNKLMSKAYDAYSFAFMPLAGKLITNDADSYRYLAESIRMHPDQETLKAMMVEAGFDRVTYHNMTSGIVAVHRGIKP